The Oryza brachyantha chromosome 6, ObraRS2, whole genome shotgun sequence region AATGGGCATCGACACATTTCCCCAAAAAAAAGCCCTCGATCAACCACCACGCAACGCAAGCAACCGCGAGCACGTCACGAAACACCACAAAAAACCCACTCCACCACAAAACCACCAAAAACCCCCAAGCCCGAGCCTCAAGCAACCACCTCTCCGATCACTCCGCCACCGTCTACGACCAGAGCAGCCGACCACCGCCACACCTGCGCCGCCCGAGCGCATGCACACACACGACGAACCACCGGAATACACGGCGGGGGGcaaccccacccccacccccaccaccaaaagaaaaaacgaaGCGAGCAAAAGCGAAGCAAGgggcccggcggcggccattaCCGGTAGGGAGCGGAGGCGatgcggccgcggccgcggccaagCCGGCGGGAGGCGGGTTTGGATTcggggcggcggagcggcCCGTGTTCCGTGCACGCGATACGGGAGAGGAGCACGACGGAGCGTGGAAGTTCGGAGGAcggacgccgcggcggaggcggcaacTGCCTATATACCCTCGCCACGTGGAATTATTATTTAAGGAAAAGAAAACGCTTTCCTCCGTTTCGCCTTTTTCTCttggcttctttttttttaccgttttaCCTTGGCGGTAACTTTGACCGTAGTCCACCACCGAGGAAGGCAGGCGAACTCGGCGAGTCCCGTATGTATCGTCGTCGCACCGCGTCGTCATCCCAGATTCCCAATGGTCAGCGTGCTCTGCAGCCCAACTTCGTGTGCCGTTTTGGCGCCTCGCAAGTCCGCACCCCGAGAATCCCATCATGGCCCTAATGTTTCGGTGGTTGCGGTTAGactttaaaaatttttggaactaaaacTAATGTTACGTTTCAGTCAGAGGTGGttttgaatataaataaaaaaacaaattacaaatcctaccaaaaatattgtaagataaattttttgagtataattaatttatcattagcatatattgattactgtatcacttatgaCAAATTATGgcataattaggcttaaaatatttgtcttaCGATTTTCTTCCATatctgtgcaattagtttttgtcTCAAAATTACGAATAtaccttttatatattttttctttctacaagtcaagactaaaaaattagcaatgataaaagaaaacctcaatatgaaatttaaatttaaagtaaaaaacataaaatttgaattttataaacataagcgtaacctaaaagaaaaaagataagggCCCATGCCCATTCGCACGAGGGACCGTGGACacggatttatttttatttattaaatattttataaatttaattttacatttcaaaaattcacaTAACTAACCTCTCGCCGCTCTCTAGGAGGACAGAatgctgacgtggcaaacggccaTCCTCCCGGGAGGGACGGCCGGCAACGACATATCAGGCCATTTTGCATTGTCGCCGGTCATCCCTCCGAGGACGGAAGcggcctaaatgcaaaatgacTCGACATGTCGTTGCCGACCGTCCCTCCTGGCTAGGTGGTCGTTTGCCACGTTAATATTCCGTCTATAGAAAGGCCGGAGGtagttatgtaaatttttgaaatgcaatttttaattgtaaaatatttaataaataacattaaaaattcaaaaaattccagCGGACACCGTGGTACTACGTGGCCCACCTACCGCAGTGCAAGCAGTCCGGCATTCACCCTGAACGGGCCCTGCAGTTCGAAAAGCCCACAGAGCATAACGGCCCAGCAGGCTGTCCTGTAAATTACTCCAGTTTTTCCTCCCcagtaaaatataagtaaataaataaaaatagtatctGCCAAAATTAGGAGTATATATACTCCTACAAGCTTCTGACACAATCCGATTTTCTCGTATAAAAGCGGCAAACTGACACACagcgagattttttttactataaaaaatGGATGAAAAAACCACGCAgaaacggtaaaaaaaaaaaggagaggaaaaaaaataaaccggAGCGGGTGAAATAAACCCGCTTCCAGTTCAAAACGCTCCCCCTGTTCATTTCGGCTTCTTCCCCTCTCCGGCTCACCttccgcccgtcgccgtctcgtctcgtctcccCCGTCTCCGGCTAGGGTTTCGGTTTCCGCCCGCCGcgacgcctccgcctccgcctccgcctccgccttcgCCTCCCTCGTCTCCAGGGAGCCCTCCTCAccgcgccggcctcctccccgcccccCTTTGCCTCTACGGCGCTACTCTCTCCGACTCTGCTCGTACCTGCTCGCCGGGGCGCTGTTTTCCGGGGGCAGGCGCGGCCACGGCCTCGCCCCTCGCTTGTGCGCGGCCGGGCGAGAGGATTGGGGGGTACGGTGTGGACGGCCCTCTCCACTTCCCGACACCTGTGCCCTAGGGCCTACTCCTTCCGACTGTTTGCGGGCGTCCTCGCACACTTGGCTGGCCAGCGTCCCGATTGGAATCGAATTGAAGGTATTcactcttcctcctccttgaTTGGGTAGATTCGGAATCATGCAGGACTTGGATTGATTTGTTTCTCGCCGATTAACCCTTCCAATTTGCTTAATTTGTTGCATGCGTGGTGTAGTACTAatagcagttttttttttaaaaaaaaaagggattcATTTGAATCCCCATGGCCCAATTTAGGTCCGCCCCTCAGGAAAGTGAGGGGGAGCCAGGAGCTGATGTCCCTGTGGATGAAGCGAAGGCtgtggaagaagaaaaatctgGTAAGGGCGAGGATGGCCTGGAGGAGGCCGCTGATGCCGTCGATTCTGTGAAGGATTCAGCGAAGCATAAAGGCATGGATGCAGAGGAGGAGTTGGTGGAGCAGGAGGGTGAGGCCGCAGCGCATGATTCAAAAGATATTCCTGTGACTAACGGCAAGAGGGATGCTGGTGGAAATGAGGTGGCTGAAATGGAGGTTGAAAAGTTGGAGAATGGGGATGGGCATGCGAAGGCAGACGGTGAGAAGGGCCGGGCACTAGAAGTGGAAGGTGGCAGTGATGGTGACAAGAAGGGTGGTGATGGTGAGAAACAACTTACGTTGGCATCAGCTGGGGAAGACGTAGAGGACCCGGTGCTGTCCAAGCTCGCAAGCAACTCCTTCATGTTTGATTACTCCCGTGGTGGTGATGACTCGGGAACTGAGGAGGAGCAAGCTGCTTTCATGAAGGAGCTTGAGCGGTTTTACAGGGAGAAGCTTATGGAATTCAAGCCCCCAAAGTTTTATGGTGAAGGGTTGAATTGCCTCAAGTTAGTACAACGTCCTCATTATTCTTATGTGCTGTAATGTATTATGGACTATGGACATGAACTGATTTTATCCTGATTATCGTTTTTATAGGTTGTGGAGACAAGTAACTGGGTTGGGTGGCTATGAGCAGGTACTCATTTTAACACCTCATTGAACTGTATCTAGGTTGTAGCTAACTAGCTTGCCACGGTGCATTGCAACGAACAGCAATAAATATACCAAAAGacttagaattaaaaaaaatgtgatttatttttcaaatcttAAAACTGCATAGCCATATGAGATCAATTGGCCACCTACATATGGACATGTGCAAACGATctacttcttttcttttaaaaaaaaaacatgcaaacaGTACAGTCATGTCTTCACATATACACAACCACAAAATAATCCTCTGAACTGGGGCTGGGTGTAGAACACACCTGTCGccccaaactttttttttaagagtaaAAATTTGGTGTTTGCTGCACATAACGTATTTATGAGCTGGAAACACTAAACTTAAAGACTGCAGACATACCTTTCTACTCCTGTTTCTTGTTTCTGTATcagtttttaagaaaacaaatccGATATTTTCGTCACACTGAACTGGTTAAGTGAGCTTCTTTGGCTATATGCTTATTGGCTGACCGTTTGAGATTTGTAGAACGAATCCAGCATTAAGCTATAAGCTAAGAAAACACACCATATGTTTTAGGCTTATAGCATCTAATGTCCCTTTTGGTATGCTACCTTTGTTATCATGATGTACTAATCTAATTCCATGCCTGTATATAATTGCTGATTTCAATTTGCCTACCTATTTTTCTTTCCCATATGACCGTCAGATCTTCTTAATTTGATGCATCATGCGCAGGCTCCTGcaactatttttctatatCCAATCTAGTTTCACACCATTTCTCCTGAATTGTCTATCCTGATTGTGTCAAGAAATAGATTTCAGAATCAACGTTTCTGTTTTCTACAACACGTATGCCATTCATGATGGCAGCTCCATTTTGCATAGAAACAATGATACTTATCATAATTTCTAAGAGGAAAATGATGTCTTGCATGCATTACTTCTCTCCAGAATTATAAGTTCAATTATTTTTGCCAGAAGTGATCTCTAAGCTAttcttaatttctttgtttaactaaaatgtttatatgctTAATTGTGATCTGTAACATTGCTGTACAATCTTTAGGTAATGTGCGTTGCATGCCTGCTTACTAGTTTCATTAACAGGTGACATCGTGCAAACTATGGCGGCAAGTGGGAGAGTCTTTCAAGCCTCCAAAGTATGTATCTGATTTATTCTGCAATCATTCTGTTGAGGCCTTTGGTGAATCTCAATTGAATTGTGCAATCGTGGAAGCTTCCACTTAGTTGGCATAAGcttatatttgtattctttCCTATGTTCTATGCAGAACATGCACAACTGTTTCATGGACTTTCCGTAACTTTTATGAGAAGGTATGTAGATTCCCAGTTGTCGG contains the following coding sequences:
- the LOC102703041 gene encoding AT-rich interactive domain-containing protein 5-like — encoded protein: MAQFRSAPQESEGEPGADVPVDEAKAVEEEKSGKGEDGLEEAADAVDSVKDSAKHKGMDAEEELVEQEGEAAAHDSKDIPVTNGKRDAGGNEVAEMEVEKLENGDGHAKADGEKGRALEVEGGSDGDKKGGDGEKQLTLASAGEDVEDPVLSKLASNSFMFDYSRGGDDSGTEEEQAAFMKELERFYREKLMEFKPPKFYGEGLNCLKLWRQVTGLGGYEQVTSCKLWRQVGESFKPPKTCTTVSWTFRNFYEKALLEYEKHKIETGEFQVAASTLTERIASESQVGGINASSSGRARRESATRAMQGWHSQRLLGNGEIADPIIKDKGTVSVLKKDKTPKSSGSAKRKRTPTLEDDRVVPYKSDKLQNDSMVLDLGPPADWVKINVRRTKDCYEVYALVPGLLREEVHVQSDPAGRLIVTGEPEQLDNPWGVTPFKKVISLPSRIDPHQTSAVVTLHGQLFVRAPFEQSK